The proteins below are encoded in one region of Campylobacter showae:
- a CDS encoding type VI secretion system domain-containing protein, protein MQLYYELNNNFSNDIFLDELQDEMSKYKTLAHETIKWDRVFDCSYQILQSFSLDTKFFSFLCIAATNINFPKNYEILKDVLEFFLEVFKDDPQRLGQTEKLLAIKRKIFINSLDGFIEELNKQNLNCPQNFVDSMVFLLNELEKIIDHKFVNIDISAYSSKQSESENVQPSHTQIANQPQSNTHATLSLNFATHTDIKAINDREYRDFFVNLSLELLKDDLQNINAYAIFMQALWGRIKALPTNSDFISPVRYPDQNLIINIKNIESLNLENLILFIRNLVLNPFWIDGLMIFCKFLRKNNLFFIENYISEQTAVFLNNHIDIRKLKFQNSEDMCPKETFDFFMSQKNTKPKNTSDKNINDLDINEILIDINAKNTTNNSRENLNSMLLMASAFSDKGMKSNAKTIYAQIVNFIENTELKEYLSDIYEEAKSF, encoded by the coding sequence ATGCAGTTATATTATGAGTTGAATAACAATTTTTCCAATGATATTTTTTTGGATGAGCTGCAAGACGAGATGTCTAAATACAAAACACTAGCTCACGAAACCATAAAATGGGATAGGGTTTTTGATTGTTCTTATCAAATTTTACAATCATTCTCTCTCGATACGAAATTTTTTAGCTTTTTGTGCATAGCGGCTACGAATATAAATTTCCCCAAAAACTATGAAATTCTGAAAGACGTTTTAGAATTTTTTTTAGAAGTATTCAAAGATGATCCGCAAAGGCTTGGCCAAACGGAAAAACTACTAGCTATAAAAAGAAAAATTTTTATTAATTCATTGGACGGTTTTATAGAAGAATTGAATAAACAAAATTTGAATTGTCCTCAAAATTTTGTAGACTCCATGGTCTTTTTACTAAACGAACTAGAAAAAATTATAGATCATAAATTTGTAAATATCGATATCTCGGCTTACTCGTCAAAGCAATCCGAATCTGAAAATGTACAACCGTCGCATACACAAATCGCCAACCAGCCTCAAAGTAATACGCATGCTACGCTTTCTTTGAATTTTGCAACTCATACGGATATTAAAGCCATCAATGATAGGGAATATAGAGACTTTTTTGTAAATTTATCTCTTGAGCTTCTTAAGGATGACTTACAAAACATAAACGCATATGCTATTTTTATGCAAGCGCTATGGGGCAGAATTAAGGCTTTGCCTACAAACAGCGATTTTATCTCGCCAGTTAGATATCCTGATCAAAATTTGATTATAAACATTAAAAATATTGAATCGCTGAATTTAGAAAATTTAATACTTTTTATACGAAATTTGGTCTTAAATCCTTTTTGGATAGACGGTTTAATGATATTTTGTAAATTTTTAAGAAAAAACAATCTATTTTTCATAGAAAATTATATATCAGAACAAACTGCCGTATTTTTAAACAACCATATAGATATACGAAAATTAAAATTTCAAAATTCGGAAGACATGTGTCCTAAAGAAACTTTTGATTTTTTTATGAGCCAAAAGAATACTAAACCAAAAAATACTTCCGACAAAAATATCAATGATTTAGATATAAATGAAATTTTAATAGACATAAATGCCAAAAATACAACCAACAACTCGAGAGAAAATTTAAACTCTATGCTTTTAATGGCGAGTGCCTTTTCCGACAAAGGCATGAAAAGCAACGCAAAAACCATATACGCTCAAATAGTAAATTTTATAGAAAATACCGAACTAAAAGAGTATCTTTCCGATATATATGAAGAAGCGAAATCATTTTAA
- the tssJ gene encoding type VI secretion system lipoprotein TssJ codes for MFKKALLATIFMIFMVGCGQIQVGINNMPNSNLNNRGDNVPITVIVYQLSDIKKFEEATEMDLIAKENEVLGRDKIDSIKLQIQPNANASIVKIDKENVPYVGVLVLYADQGKTKIKEFKKTSDIKEDYLIFSISDKDIKALGAKSLVVKE; via the coding sequence ATGTTTAAAAAAGCGCTTTTAGCAACTATTTTTATGATATTTATGGTAGGTTGTGGTCAGATACAAGTTGGCATAAACAATATGCCTAACTCAAACTTAAATAATCGCGGCGATAATGTTCCAATAACTGTTATAGTTTATCAGTTAAGCGATATTAAGAAGTTTGAAGAGGCTACCGAGATGGATCTTATTGCAAAAGAAAACGAAGTACTAGGAAGAGATAAGATTGACTCCATTAAACTTCAAATTCAACCAAATGCCAATGCGTCTATCGTGAAAATAGACAAAGAAAACGTTCCTTATGTAGGTGTATTGGTACTTTATGCCGATCAAGGAAAAACTAAAATAAAGGAGTTCAAAAAGACTTCAGACATAAAAGAGGATTATTTAATATTTAGCATATCGGACAAGGATATAAAAGCTCTAGGAGCAAAATCCTTAGTAGTAAAAGAATAA
- the tssB gene encoding type VI secretion system contractile sheath small subunit, producing the protein MAENSVAPKERINITYKTKTNNQEADVELPLKLMVMANLTGYNDTPLEEREVVSINKINFDQVMQKMDIKTNFTVENKLGLGSDEINVELKISNMKDFSPDNIAKQIPEINQLLELRKALVSLKGPMGNIPDFRKAVLDALKDKKTKQELLLEIKDSQDVK; encoded by the coding sequence ATGGCCGAAAACTCCGTTGCACCTAAAGAACGTATAAATATAACGTATAAAACCAAAACGAATAACCAAGAGGCCGATGTAGAGCTACCGCTTAAACTTATGGTTATGGCAAACCTGACCGGCTATAACGACACTCCGCTTGAAGAGCGAGAGGTAGTGTCCATAAATAAAATCAATTTCGACCAAGTAATGCAAAAAATGGATATAAAAACAAATTTTACCGTAGAGAATAAGTTGGGCTTGGGCTCAGATGAGATCAACGTAGAGCTTAAAATATCAAATATGAAAGACTTCTCTCCGGATAACATAGCAAAACAAATTCCTGAAATAAATCAACTTTTGGAACTAAGAAAAGCGCTGGTGTCGCTAAAAGGTCCGATGGGAAATATTCCTGATTTCAGAAAAGCAGTTTTGGATGCATTAAAAGACAAGAAAACAAAACAAGAGCTTCTTTTAGAAATAAAAGACTCTCAAGACGTAAAATGA